In the Glycine max cultivar Williams 82 chromosome 6, Glycine_max_v4.0, whole genome shotgun sequence genome, TGACGGATCTCCAACAACAATCATTTCTAACAATTTGTGGAACCCATCCAACATGTCCAACGTTAAAGCAAGTGATTTTGACCTAATTCATTCTCTCTTTCTcgatttttcttttatgtacAGTCACCAATCCTGCAAAAGTTTCAGCTTTCACTAGGAAATCATAGAAAAGATAACGTGAATAATGCAGGAATAAGCTCACCAATATTCGTGTGTGTGATTATGTATTATATTTGTCATCACAATTAATCCAAATCATTTTGTACCCGAAATCTACAGGGGATTTCATAATTATAACCGTAAATAGGGAGACACACATCCTCACACATATATGAAAGTCGGCGACGCAAGGTAATAGTCatattcatttcttttattcaagtagttttataagatattttttttgttaaacttaCGAGAGAATAAAACGAAAGAGAAAAgccagtgatcatctctctaACACTTGTTTTTTAAGACTctacttataattaattagaatttataGGAAATTATTATTTATCGGTAGGTTTTGCTTCTCGttcgttgattttttttttcttctgatttaaattaaatgagaaataaatcctatcaaaattaataatttttaataaattttaatcaattacatgaaaaatatttaaaaatattagaaatagtGTCGTCAACATttctccaaaagaaaaaaaaacgacGCATGTCCATCAAATGTAAAATTAGTTTGAATACTCAAAGATTTATAGATTTTCTTCTTCATGTTttcattcaatcttgaattgttaTATAactaagaataataatttttatgatgataatttttaaaatcacatatagaataatttttaattagataatagtataaaaatcttAGATTAACagtatgttaaaattaaattttatgtttgattcgtaaaaaaatatggtactgaataaaacaattatttttgtttcacatttgattttaaaaaaattatgaaacaacacaaatcaagcaaataaaaattggacaaaatctctaatttaaaaatcatgagaaatttttttgtcctatatacaaaatattaaaatgacacATATATTTACATTTCCATCtctttaataacaaaaaatagtaaCTAATCAACGTAATCgttttaaaaaggaaacattatttttttaattctaatctctctctttttttaattcaagtaaacacatttaatttaacattaaattatattaaaataattaatattatgtattttagtaaattttatattattttatttgtgttatCCGTTATTTGTCAAACGatatacaatttaaaataactatCCTATTACTTACATATTTGtcttgtattatttttcttaacttgtcGAGTATCATAtctttaacaaattaaatgacCTTACAAGTACTTCTATATTgtcataattgattttttaaataaaatttgaattatttaaataagatattataaaatatttttaaaatttaagacattaaataattttatatctttcaTTTGATACTTAAATCCAGAAATCTAAGATGATatgttaagaaaatatattattaccaTTCTTAGTAAACGTTTagctatctatttttttatttccaatttttttattcaagttatcaaatatatatatatatatatatatatatatatatatatatatatatatatatatatatatatgtattatgattgaaaaaaaattgttccatTATTAAGTTTATATGCAAATATgaacttaatattatttattgaagAAGAGATaacaataagaagaaaaaaaattattgactttgATATTGTGTCTTTTCTTTCCTCtaaatttttaaactatacaaaatgaaaatgaaaaaaaaatatctttctctttcctttaaGATTTCCCTTCAaccaatcataataataattgcTATACGTTTATGTTGAAGTAATTAATCCACTAATATATGATATTGTAAGAGCATATGATTACTTACCAATTGGCAGTAAATTAGAAGCTAAGAATATAATGATTGACATTCTTTTGGCAAGTTTTAAGGGAAACAAtggatattttcatttgaaGTTAAAACCAGCAGGATTACACGAATAGTGGTCCAAACAAACTTGCTTAAATTCTCTCTGTAGAGGCAAATTAACCCGTGGgttataaaagtttaattaaagTAATGGCTTCAGTACAACCAGCATTTGGGGGAAGAAATTATTGAATGTTGAgggattatttttttgtctatgGTTTTGGTTAATCGCGTAATTAgttgttgaattttattaacttttttttcctacatTACAAAAATTGCTACGTATCACATGAAAATTAGCCAATTACTTTTTTGGCTTTGTGATTTGTTATATCTTCTCACAGCATCAAAGCATAAATTTGCGCACAGCATCAAATCAATATCACATAAAAACTAAGTAAGGATCATATGAATATAACAATCTCGGGGGTAGAGAATGTAAAACGTGGTGATGATAATGAATGAGAATCGTTCAGCATTCTGTCTGACGAATTTTATCATTAGGCTGAAGGTTTGGGGTAATCATGATTGATTCGTAAGACATTATCATTGTGTCTTGTACTTGTTTCGTCTAAAAATAACCCTAGGATAGAATGAGGTCATTTctgcattaaaaaaatacattcaattTTAACAAACTAGTTCGATCAATGATTAGATCCAAAAACAGAACAATTTTCCCCTTcaattttatatacatattttaaaaaataaaatcaaaatattaacaGAATCAAACATCGATAAATACTACTTAAaccaataatttattaataatttttacaataaatcttCTATAAACTCAAGATATACTATAACacttaaacttaaaatattttgtttaagagATTCAAACCATATATTTAGACctattgataatttttagaaatataaatcaaattctcttgacaacatttttttaaaggtaGATTTACAGTATTTAATAGAAATTTaaggaaaatgaaaactaatttttggaataaaaaaatgaaatataaattagGAGTGATaaatgaaaaaggaaacaaaaaagacACCAAGAAAAGGCTCAaggattataaaaaaatgtttatgaatcatatttgttgaaaatgtcatgaatatgtttgatatgtttaaaatatttttgaaattgaagagatgattgtatttttattacaaaaacacTCTCCATCCCTTCATGAAAATCATAGACTTTGTTTAATGTCATCACATCTCGACAAAGTACAAGAAATGTCCTTTTGAGAATATTTTGACTAAGTGTTGGAAAATGATATCTATTTTGATTCTATTTATACgatctaattatttaatttattagaattaaagaaaatgtttaatttaattgaaaacaataaatatgtttcaaatttatattttttttttcaaaactctcGTTGTCATTAGtatttatctttatcttcttctaattgattttttttattacaatctCTATTTAACTAAGAATACTTtttgtctaaaaataattaatgcaaaagACAGTGATTCAAAAAATCAATGCCATCTGTCGATCATTTCTCTGGACTGGTGGAACTACTATCTCTAGGAAATTCCCCATCTCTTGGAAGCAGGTTTGTACCCCAAAGAATCAAGGAGGTCTTAACTTGATTAATCTGGAAATCTGGAATGCAGTAACCATGATGAAGCTTCTTTGGAATGTGTGTAGTAAGAAGGACAGTCTGTGGATTAAGTGGATAAATtgttattatatgaaaaatggCAACGTGATGTCAATGGGAATAAAAGATTCTTGCTCTTGGATTTTAAAAGGTATTCTGAAGCAGATACAAAAGATTCAATCTCTTACTAACTGGAGTACTTTGTTGCAAAAGGATAGATTTGTGTTGAAGATAATGTACAATGAATTGCAGGATGTTTCCAGTAGAGTTCCTTGgaggaaattatttttctccaaCCTAGCTAGACCCTGTGCAAAGTTTGTTTTCTGGACTGTCTGTCATGACAGACTTGCCACTAAGGTTAGAATGATGAAATTTGGGTTACTTAGTGATACCAAATGTAACTTCTGTGATCATCTTGAAACAATTGACCACCTCCTGTTTGAATATGCTGAAATGAAGGATGTTTGGATTCAAATCTTGGAATGGCAAAAGATTAACCACCAGCCAAAGAAGTGGATTGAGGAGCTTAGCTGGGCAATGGCGCAGGGTAAAGGAAAGGGGCATAGAGCAACTTTACTCAAAACCGCATTAACCGAGACTGTGTATGAGCTTTGGAAATATAGGAATGAAGTGAGTTTTGGGGGTATAGTCAATAATACACACATAGGAAAAAAGATTATGGATAGTATAGTTTATAGAAGTTGGACTCATAAAAAGATGAGAGAATATATTGCTAGGCTTCTGATTTCTTAGTGTTTTGTGTTGTTGGACTGGATCCGCGCGATCGCCTTGTTctcattgttttttgttttaatcaatttgattatttcaaaaaaaaaattaatgcaaaaGACATTATGgattgaatattataaataaaattttcaatctaCAAGGTTGAAACGATTATCTGAATTTCAAtgtgcaaattaaaaaataactttaaactcTAAAAAAACCGAAAATTctaaacattaattttgacttaaagttttattttttttcttatgctcTTCCaaactcaaatataagaaagaaagaCTGATTTATGTCAGTTAAAAAAGTtagttaacaaaatttaatttaactaacctgatttaaaaaataatatttttattaaattttccttcattaaaatttaatataaaaaataaaatgagtcgtacttttaaaaaaaattagtcattgaaaataaaatctaaattgaaTAAATAGTAGTTTGAGAATGATATCACTGAATAAaatgaaactaattaaaatttatttatatttttttcaactaaacattattttttttcgtcTTATATTTGAGTCCTAAAGAAATACATATACTTTCGAATATAAAAAACTCAGAATCAtgtattttcttgaaaaattattgtaagttggtttatcttaattttattaaaggcCCATGGTTGACCCTAGTCCACAGGCACAGAGTATGTGGACTAACGCTTAAGGGTGTGCCGCTGAGGGGCCTTGACCTTCActgacttttttttcttctaaattttaacttcaatgttcaccatttttttatatatattcttttcttttcttcccctatacattttatacttttagtcACCTTCTATGTTGTCTGCCTTATTATTATACTCTTGGCAAATAAGCCCACGATCACAATTAACTACGCAATTGCATCGCATGAAACTACAACTACCTATGCAAAATGGccattttaaagtaaatatgagtttttttaagaattatagattaaaataattactaagCATATAATAATAGCCTGCAAAAGTATactatcaatcaatcaaaaaatatatttaatatatattaagataTATACTATAAAATCAACAgcaatcttaattttttaaaggaaatcttatttaaatattacattttatcaaaatgtaataattataaaatcaattttttatcgccttacttttataaaatcaatagtatattttaaaaagaaatcttatatgaagattatattttattaattttaactattatgtaatcatttttatctcatgatttttctttttctctaaacgataaaaatcatttttattaaatattatatttttatcaaattttagttattatataattattatttatttcatgagtttaaaattctaaaatcaacattaatttaatatttcttttaacagGAATCTTATCTAAATGTCATAGTTTATTAATTCTAgttattatatgataatttttttatttttctcaagatttattaacttaaattgttaaactttatttttcttgcagtaaaataatttttgcttcTCAAAGTTTTATTAgactgataatttttttttttatggtttcaaAATTCTAGAAGAGCACATTAGCATGAGACACTATAGTCATGAGTCACAACATCAACAAAAGATAAAGGTTGAAAGACATCATATCacataaaagaaaagtatttctaattttccatttttcatATCTGACATTTagtattttacatttatatatattataaatataagcgactaattataaatataaaatttattaatgtacacgcatttgtttttttagtataaaCATTAGCCAACTATAACTACATATTATCTTTAACGGTGTAAATTACAATAAGAGATTCTCTTAAAATACATAAGTAATGTAGCTTACTAATAcacttatattaaaaaaagtataattatgttaataatatatatgtacacattatgtaaaatataaatttttatatattgattgtttttttttcttgtagttGAATTTGGTTGAtgttattctaaaataatttagtttgttattaaatatgaaatatccaTCTCCTTTGGATTCATGttcttgaataaaattaattattaatttttgatgatgattatttcgcatcaatattatcattaaaaaataccaaaataattaatttaaatattgatgtaattgacatttcaaaacatcgattaatttatgaatattttgtatacaaaataataatatatttgttaaataaatattattttttatgattaacaCTCTTGTCATCCAAGTATGAGTCTACCTTTGAGGCTCAGCCTAATTGATCACTACAGTTAAATCAATTGAAATCTTTGATATAAAAGTTCGAAAGAAAATGCAAAGTTATAAGAGGTTTGGATTGTAAATATCCACCATAGGTTTTAATCGATGTTTTGGTGTTGTTTGTTAACTTGTTTGGTTTGATATTTCTTCTTTATCAGAATTTGTTATTTCTTATTGTTTTTTCCCCATCATTTTCTCTCAGATGCGATATTCATTTTCTTACGTCGGTTGTCAAGCaaaaatgcataatttgataCTGATGCATTGTAAGTCTGGTtaacaatttataatttctGAAGAAATGGTTTACGTGAGAGAAGCCCAAAAAGGAGCCCAGAAAGTGAGgcccaaaaggaaaagaaaagggcGGGGTGGCGTGTGCATTCGAACTGAACTGACCGCTTTTTTTGCGTTGGTGTTGGCGGCCACACCGTATCAAACTTTCACTTTcacttctcttttctctttcctaTTGCTATATATAACAGTCTTACTGTTTCACACACAAACCCTCTCTCTCGTATCTTCCATCTCACTTCAAATTCATTCTCCCTTTCCTAATGtgagttctctcttttcttcttttcttatttcatcCGATCATGTCCCCCATTCCACTTATCAAATCTCATCTTATCGTATCATCTACACACTCTGCTCCGTTTCgtattgatttttcttcaccACATCTTCTCcaattatctattattttattgtatcaaaatttaatttaattacacgCGCCGAGttctatttttagaattttattctGGCTCTAGCATTAGCATTCCTAGGTTAAATATCAAGCAAATCTCGGTTCTTGCTATTAAGGCACTTCCTAATGCTTTGCACTCAACTATCCCTGCAGATGAGTCAAAGATATGACAACAATGTTTTCAAATCTCACATAAATAATATCCAACTTGCTCCTGGTATCACCGAAACACTTCATCTTCCTCCCCCACTTCAAACCGAGCCTAccataagaggaaagcaaaatGGTAAATCAAAAGGTCCAAGAAATGCAAAATCTGCGAATGCCGGTAACAGTCTTTTAGACTATGATGATTCTGTCAAACTCTTCATTATCAATATCTctcgttatttatttatttttgcttgaATTTATGCTGGGTGGATTTTCCCTATCAGATTCCCCTAATTCGACTGCAGTTAACAATTGTCGCTATGACAGTTCCTTAGGTATGTGTATGACCACACTTGAGTTTTCCTCCATGATGCCTTTTTAAGCAAGTTCCTTCGTTAATGTGACTCTCTTTATAATGCACTACTTGGGCAGGACTGTTAACCAAGAAATTTGTGAGCTTAATCCAGGATGCTAAGGATGGAACGCTGGATCTAAATAGAACCGCCGAGATCTTGGAGGTAAAGAATATGTCtttcatggttttcttgactCATGGCTCCTTTTGAGCTGTTCCTCTAGTcctattaatttcaattttcttacaCGTGCTATTAGTATAGTGTACTTCTGTTTTACTTTTGGTTTATAACatgtctaaaattaattttggcaGGTTCAGAAAAGGAGAATTTATGACATTACAAATGTTCTTGAAGGGGTAGGATTGATAGAGAAAACATCAAAGAATCATATACAGTGGAAGTAAATATCTATTCTTTTGTTTGTTACTTTGTGGCTTTTCATCATCATATATTTGATATGATGATACACGCTGTGTGCCTTACGAGCAGGGGATGTGATGGACTTGGGCCTCAAGAACTGGAAGACCAAGTTAATAGTCTAAAGGTTTTGATCTTGTTTACTTGTCAGTTGGTGCAGATGTATTACATAATTCATGCTTTTAGACTGCTTTACATGGTTGCTTTGAATTGTAAGCATCACTTAGTTTTTTACATATGACATATatgtgaaaaatgaaaacatacttTGCTTCTTTTGAAACCATGGGTTATAGGAATCTTGGACTTCTTCTTGGGCACATTCCTACTCATCCGATTAGACATTGCTCCAAGGAAtctttggtttcaatatttatGTATGGTCATACCcatgtataaattatttgtagGTAATTGTACACTTAAGGCTGCTTAGGATGAAGAAATTGATCGAAATAAAATTCAAGTTGCTGGCAGTAAAGTGCAACTTGAACTACTCAAGGCATTGTTCtagaagccaaaagaaaaattCTGGGCACATAGGCATCTAAAAGGATCACTTGTTTGCGTGGATATCTGTGTTTTGTAGAAACTTAAGCTTGACATGTTTTCGAATAGCTCAAGTGTATCTTACATAATATATGTTATGATGCCTTTTAATTTAGCTTCTTGGACGAGGCAAAATCTAAATGTGACATGATTCCATGACTTATGGTACTATTTAAATATAGACCAGGTATAAACTGTATATTATGGAAGGAATCAAGGAATATAGGTCTCGCCACTTCTGCCTTGTATTTTATATACTTATGCAGATATTATAGCAAGCTTCTTTCGTGAGCTTTTGACTGATGTAACTGATtatcatttttagtttaaaatgcTTGTTGGTCGTAGGATTTTAGCTCCATCTTTGTATACTGCAGTATGCTAGTGATTTGGTCCAAATCTGACAGTTTGGTTCTATACAGGCAGAAGTTGATAGTCTATATGCCGAGGAATCCGAACTGGATGATTGTATAAGGTTTGCTACTAATATCGTGTGTGAAAAGTTTCATGATGGTTGAcctatcagtttttttaaaacaattatcattttaatttttcaggaAAAAGCAGGAGCTTCTAAGAAACCTGGAGGAAAGCGAAAGCTCTCAAAAGTATGAACTTCTGACAACTTGTCTTATAAGTTGCAATTTCTTGGTTTCTTTTCCTGATAGTAAGCTTGCTTGATCATTAGGTACCTTTTTTTAACCAAGGAAGATATTCTTAGCCTTCCCTGCTTCCAGGTGATTTTTtgtgtaaatatttaaaattttataaggctATAGTCTGTTTATCAATTATGACTTCTTACCTTTATCTACTATTTTCACAGAATCAAGAAATTATTGCAATCAAGGCTCCAAAAGCTAGTTGCATCGAGGTCCCTGATCCTGATGAGGTGGGATCTACCTTCTGCTAATATGAATGTTGCAACTTGTTTGGTATAACAAGCTTTTAATCGATTTCTCACTCAAATAAGCAGGAATTAGGTTTTCGGCAAAGGCAGTACAAAATGATTGTTCGAAGTGCCATTGGACCAATAAATTTGTATCTCTTGAGGTACTTATTTGCTGTAACATTGAAGCCAAAAGTTTTCTTATTACTATGTTATCTGTGTTTGCTTTTGTTAAAATCTTTGCTCTTTGTTGACTTAAggtcatttttttccttctttctcttgGGTCTTCAATAActgataatttttaatctttgaagCAAGGACGACAGCAAGTTTGAGGATGATAGTGCCAAACGGATGAAATTAATGGATCCATCATGGAATAGTGATCCCATCAGAAAGAGGGGTGTGGGATTATTAGAAAGCCAACATGATGAAAAAAATCCTTCTGAGCATTTCAGTTTGCAGGGTTCACAAGCATTTGGAATTCAAGAAATTACTCCCACGGATTTTGAAGTATGTATTACTTGAAGCTCTAAATGATAAAACCATAAACTGGGAAGACAATGTTTAGTCATTGTGTTTATTTGCAGATGGAAGATGACTATTGGTTTCAATCAGATCCTGGAGTGAGCCAAACAGaattgtggggtagcaatatCTTCTAACCAATCTTTATTATATGAATTTGATTCTTGGATTTCACCACTACACAAGAATACAAGGTGACCAATTTAAAGCTCATAATAATGAATGATCttttttgtctctttcttttctgtTCAGGAAATGAGTAGTTGGTTCAGATAGATGTGCTTCAAGACGATTAATCCAATAAGAAGTGTGGGATTTGCTTGAACACAAGCTTCACTAACAGA is a window encoding:
- the LOC100797301 gene encoding transcription factor E2FC isoform X2, which encodes MLCTQLSLQMSQRYDNNVFKSHINNIQLAPGITETLHLPPPLQTEPTIRGKQNGKSKGPRNAKSANADSPNSTAVNNCRYDSSLGLLTKKFVSLIQDAKDGTLDLNRTAEILEVQKRRIYDITNVLEGVGLIEKTSKNHIQWKGCDGLGPQELEDQVNSLKAEVDSLYAEESELDDCIRKKQELLRNLEESESSQKYLFLTKEDILSLPCFQNQEIIAIKAPKASCIEVPDPDEELGFRQRQYKMIVRSAIGPINLYLLSKDDSKFEDDSAKRMKLMDPSWNSDPIRKRGVGLLESQHDEKNPSEHFSLQGSQAFGIQEITPTDFEMEDDYWFQSDPGVSQTELK
- the LOC100797301 gene encoding transcription factor E2FC isoform X1 translates to MLCTQLSLQMSQRYDNNVFKSHINNIQLAPGITETLHLPPPLQTEPTIRGKQNGKSKGPRNAKSANADSPNSTAVNNCRYDSSLGLLTKKFVSLIQDAKDGTLDLNRTAEILEVQKRRIYDITNVLEGVGLIEKTSKNHIQWKGCDGLGPQELEDQVNSLKAEVDSLYAEESELDDCIRKKQELLRNLEESESSQKYLFLTKEDILSLPCFQNQEIIAIKAPKASCIEVPDPDEELGFRQRQYKMIVRSAIGPINLYLLSKDDSKFEDDSAKRMKLMDPSWNSDPIRKRGVGLLESQHDEKNPSEHFSLQGSQAFGIQEITPTDFEMEDDYWFQSDPGVSQTELWGNE
- the LOC100797301 gene encoding transcription factor E2FC isoform X4, with product MLCTQLSLQMSQRYDNNVFKSHINNIQLAPGITETLHLPPPLQTEPTIRGKQNGKSKGPRNAKSANADSPNSTAVNNCRYDSSLGLLTKKFVSLIQDAKDGTLDLNRTAEILEVQKRRIYDITNVLEGVGLIEKTSKNHIQWKGCDGLGPQELEDQVNSLKAEVDSLYAEESELDDCIRKKQELLRNLEESESSQKYLFLTKEDILSLPCFQNQEIIAIKAPKASCIEVPDPDEELGFRQRQYKMIVRSAIGPINLYLLRTTASLRMIVPNG
- the LOC100797301 gene encoding transcription factor E2FC isoform X3 codes for the protein MSQRYDNNVFKSHINNIQLAPGITETLHLPPPLQTEPTIRGKQNGKSKGPRNAKSANADSPNSTAVNNCRYDSSLGLLTKKFVSLIQDAKDGTLDLNRTAEILEVQKRRIYDITNVLEGVGLIEKTSKNHIQWKGCDGLGPQELEDQVNSLKAEVDSLYAEESELDDCIRKKQELLRNLEESESSQKYLFLTKEDILSLPCFQNQEIIAIKAPKASCIEVPDPDEELGFRQRQYKMIVRSAIGPINLYLLSKDDSKFEDDSAKRMKLMDPSWNSDPIRKRGVGLLESQHDEKNPSEHFSLQGSQAFGIQEITPTDFEMEDDYWFQSDPGVSQTELWGNE